In a genomic window of Rhopalosiphum maidis isolate BTI-1 chromosome 4, ASM367621v3, whole genome shotgun sequence:
- the LOC113548866 gene encoding deoxynucleotidyltransferase terminal-interacting protein 2 has protein sequence MDAVDALLSQSVLKPGFQKNYKVPVNEKSSKIIKRNKKKEEAKTKGKGWFNLPATKLTDNVRHDLDLIRMRSALDTKRFYKKNETEAYPKYFQIGTVVDSPFESKCGRLTNKERKCTMVDELLADAEFKQTTKKRYKNILMANPKMASKIRKENRKMNKLKKKRK, from the exons aTGGATGCTGTCGATGCACTTCTGAGTCAGAGCGTTTTGAAACCTGGtttccaaaaaaattacaagGTTCCAGTTAATGAAAAGAGTTCAAAAATCatcaaaagaaataaaaag aaaGAAGAAGCAAAAACTAAAGGCAAAGGTTGGTTTAATTTACCAGCAACTAAATTGACTGACAATGTTCGACACGATCTCGACTTAATCCGTATGAGATCAGCATTAGATACTAAACGTTTTTATAAGAAGAATGAAACTGAAGCATATCCCAAATATTTccaa ATTGGTACTGTAGTAGATTCACCATTTGAAAGTAAATGTGGGCGTCTCACTAATAAGGAACGAAAATGTACAATGGTCGATGAACTTTTAGCAGATGCAGAATTCAAGCAAACTACTAAAAAACGTtacaagaatatattaatggctAATCCTAAAATGGCATCTAAAATAAGAAAAGAAAATAGGAAAatgaataaactaaaaaagaaaaggaagtaa
- the LOC113548855 gene encoding 4-coumarate--CoA ligase 1-like: MAFNIHISGPKMIMHNKTIAEMFVDQLNNNEGLYGIDCSTGKEYGYPKLKKDVLAMATAFKKYELGHGDVVMITDYGSYEAQVVMLAGILIGATIAALNHSLKKSVLIALIDESKPSVLFCNTFSISTITDVLNNITHQPTLKISTMVRDGFTTYSSIVVAAEEILFVRPIKSKNPIGPCAIIYSSGTTGIPKGIYLSDNAIKSALISFKQSLMEEPIENKFMITSPIFWYTGIVLMMLGIHFGKPRLFFSTKSTIEQILSSIDKFKPTFLMTGVAAINEMMSYQMANGHKYNIQSLRTCVVGGSPMRADLQKTVVNNLLRGRIPIKQGYGASEQGIIAVWSMDSGIDTVRDGSVGRPAAGIKIKVVSLETGECVGPNTEGEIRIKSVSNMMGYVNDMKKTICSYDEDGWFRSGDVGYYTDDCCLFIVGRIKELMIYKHQRIAPVDIETVLLSHPAVLDAGVTSKYSVHGDLLVGVVKVKSGQNVAPDVLLLYVNDRVNDHEKLRGGIIFVDDVPRSPAGKLKREELLKLVQ, from the exons ATGGCATTCAATATACACATATCTGGACCAAAAAtgattatgcataataaaacaatagcaGAAATGTTTGTAGATCAATTGAATAACAATGAAGGTCTTTATGGT ATCGACTGTTCTACCGGTAAAGAGTACGGTTatccaaaattgaaaaaagacGTTTTAGCAATGGCTactgcatttaaaaaatatgaacttggACACGGAGACGTCGTGATGATTACAGACTATGGCTCGTACGAAGCGCAAGTTGTTATGTTAGCTGGGATTTTGATCGGAGCAACTATAGCTGCGTTGAAtcacagtttaaaaaaaa GTGTCTTGATAGCGCTCATTGACGAGTCCAAACCAagcgtattattttgtaatacgtTTAGCATAAGTACAATAAcagatgttttaaataatattacgcatCAACCGACATTGAAGATTTCTACTATGGTTCGTGACGGCTTTACTACCTATTCGAGTATCGTTGTTGCGGCGGAAGAAATTTTGTTTGTCCGTccgataaaatcaaaaaatccaATTGGCCCATGTGCTATTATATATTCGAGTGGTACTACAGGAATCCCGAAAGGAATTTATTTGTCGGACAACGCTATAAAATCAGCTTTAATATCGTTCAAGCA gtCATTAATGGAAGAAcctattgaaaacaaatttatgatAACTTCTCCTATATTTTGGTACACGGGAATTGTATTAATGATGCTCGGTATTCATTTTGGCAAACCAAGACTAtttttttcgacaaaatcgacCATTGAACAAATACTTAGTTCAATagacaaatttaaa CCAACATTTTTGATGACTGGTGTAGCTGCAATCAATGAAATGATGTCCTATCAAATGGCAAATGGCCACAAGTATAATATCCAGAGTTTAAGGACATGCGTAGTTGGTGGCTCTCCGATGCGAGCTGATTTACAAAAGACAGTGGTAAACAATTTACTGCGGGGAAGGATACCGATCAAACAAGGGTACGGTGCATCTGAACAGGGTATTATAGCGGTTTGGTCGATGGATTCGGGTATAGATACCGTTAGAGACGGATCTGTTGGGAGACCAGCAGCtggtataaaaatcaaa GTCGTTAGTTTGGAAACTGGCGAATGTGTTGGCCCCAATACTGAAGGCGAAATTCGTATTAAATCGGTGTCTAACATGATGGGATATGTCAACGACATGAAAAAAACGATTTGTTCGTACGACGAGGACGGTTGGTTCAGGAGCGGTGATGTTGGATATTATACGGACGATTGCTGTTTGTTCATTGTCGGTCGGATTAAAGAGTTGATGATTTACAAGCACCAGAGG ATCGCTCCGGTTGACATAGAAACCGTTTTATTAAGTCATCCTGCCGTGCTCGATGCCGGAGTGACGAGTAAATACAGTGTTCACGGAGATTTGTTGGTAGGAGTTGTCAAAGTCAAATCTGGTCAAAATGTCGCACCTGACGTACTCTTATTGTATGTCAATG atAGAGTGAATGACCACGAGAAACTGCGTGGCGGCATTATATTCGTAGACGATGTGCCTAGATCTCCGGCTGGTAAATTGAAACGAGAAGAACTTCTTAAGCtcgtacaataa